Proteins encoded by one window of Lepeophtheirus salmonis chromosome 3, UVic_Lsal_1.4, whole genome shotgun sequence:
- the p23 gene encoding cytosolic Prostaglandin E synthase: MSSSKCPPKVIWAQTAAKVLVTVCLEDCKDPTVNVEEKKLFFSGVGGKEKSEYEVTMELFDEVVPEETTKLFLDRVIEITLQKKDVNKGYWTRLIQDKKRQHWLSLDFLKWRGESDEDSEADLDVNLDGLAGMQGMQGMQENLSSGSVQDIMKMHPDLNDLDQSDSGEDDEEDIPGLMN, translated from the coding sequence ATGTCATCCTCCAAGTGCCCTCCCAAGGTGATTTGGGCTCAAACCGCAGCCAAAGTACTGGTCACTGTGTGTCTGGAAGATTGCAAAGATCCCACAGTTAATGTCGAGGAGAAGAAGCTGTTCTTTAGTGGCGTGGGCGGAAAGGAGAAAAGCGAGTATGAGGTGACAATGGAGCTCTTCGACGAGGTCGTTCCTGAAGAGACCACGAAACTCTTCCTCGATAGAGTCATAGAAATCACTCTCCAGAAGAAGGACGTGAACAAAGGCTATTGGACCCGGCTGATTCAAGACAAGAAACGGCAGCATTGGCTCAGCTTAGACTTCTTGAAATGGAGGGGCGAGTCGGACGAGGATTCTGAGGCGGATTTAGATGTCAATTTAGATGGCTTGGCGGGGATGCAGGGGATGCAGGGGATGCAGGAAAATCTCTCTTCGGGGTCTGTTCAGGATATTATGAAAATGCACCCAGATCTCAATGACTTGGACCAATCTGATAGCGGGGAAGATGACGAAGAGGACATTCCCGGTCTCATGAACTAA